CCGTGCTCGTGGACCTCAACGGCATCCAGATCTCCGGCCGCACCTCCGACGTCATGCCCGTGCGCGTGGCCGACGACTTCGCGGCGGACGGCTGGCGCGTGATCGAGGTGCCCGACGGCCACGACGTCGCCGCGCTCCACGCGGCGGTCCGCGAGGCGCACTCGGACGAGTCCGCGCCTGCGGCGATCGTCGCGTACACCGTCATCGGCAAGGGTGTGTCGTTCATGGAGGGCGAGGCCGAGTTCCACGGGCGGGGGCCGAAGCCTGCGGAGTACGTCGCCGCGATGGGCGAGCTCGGCCTCGACCCCGAGGCGCTCGGGGCCGCTCGCGAGCGGCGCTCGCGGCCGTGCACGGTGACGCACGCGGACGTCCGGGCGCCTCGGGCCGCCTGCACCCCCGGTGCGCCGCGCACGTACACACGCGACAAGGACACCGACTGCCGGGGCGCGTGGGGCGCCGCGCTCGCGGACCTGGCCGCCGGGAACCCGGACACGCCCATGGCCGTGCTCGACTGCGATCTGGCCGTCTCGGTGAAGACGGACGGGTTCGCCTCGGCGCGCCCGGGCGGCTTCGTGCAGTGCGGCGTGGGCGAGCACAACGCCGCAGGCGTCGCGTCGGCGCTCTCGATCGCCGGCGTGCTGACGTTCCACTCCGACTTCGGCGTGTTCGGGATCGACGAGGTCTACAACCAGCTGCGCCTGGCCGACATCAACGGCGCGTCGCTGAAGCTCGCGCTGACGCACTGCGGCCTCGACGTCGGCGAGGACGGCCGCACGCACCAGTGCCTCGACCACGTGTCGGCGTTCCGCAACCTGTACGGCTGGCGGGTCGTCGTGCCCGCGGACCCGAACCAGGCCGACCGCGTGGTGCGGTGGGCCGCCGGTGAGCCGGGGTGCATCGCGATCGCGATGGGGCGCAGCAAGGTACCCGTGGTGCTCGACGCGCACGGTGCGCCGCTGTTCGCCGGGGACGCGCCGTTCCGCTACGGCGAGGTCGCGTGGGCGCGCGAGGGCGTCGACGCGTGCGTGCTCGCGCTCGGGCAGGCGGCCGGCGCCGCGTGCGACGCGGCCGACGCGCTCGCGGACGCGGGCCTCTCGGTCGCCGTGGGCGCGGTCTCGTGTCCGCTCGCGCTCGACGACGCGGCGATGGAGCGGGCCGTCGCGCCGCCGCTGC
This sequence is a window from Actinomycetota bacterium. Protein-coding genes within it:
- a CDS encoding transketolase; translated protein: TGGAWRTFVAMSDGEQMKGQVGEARRLAAKERLTSLTVLVDLNGIQISGRTSDVMPVRVADDFAADGWRVIEVPDGHDVAALHAAVREAHSDESAPAAIVAYTVIGKGVSFMEGEAEFHGRGPKPAEYVAAMGELGLDPEALGAARERRSRPCTVTHADVRAPRAACTPGAPRTYTRDKDTDCRGAWGAALADLAAGNPDTPMAVLDCDLAVSVKTDGFASARPGGFVQCGVGEHNAAGVASALSIAGVLTFHSDFGVFGIDEVYNQLRLADINGASLKLALTHCGLDVGEDGRTHQCLDHVSAFRNLYGWRVVVPADPNQADRVVRWAAGEPGCIAIAMGRSKVPVVLDAHGAPLFAGDAPFRYGEVAWAREGVDACVLALGQAAGAACDAADALADAGLSVAVGAVSCPLALDDAAMERAVAPPLLVTVEDHNVRSGLGLSVAEWVAEHGCATRLVRLGVERYSGSAPASELLAAAGLDADGIARAVAAGLA